One Triticum dicoccoides isolate Atlit2015 ecotype Zavitan chromosome 3B, WEW_v2.0, whole genome shotgun sequence genomic window, TGGAAACGGATTTTCTTCATACAGAAGCACATTGCGTGGTAATAATTGATTTGCTCGACCGTGTTTTATGGAAGCATTAattaaaatcaattagtttttttaTATTCAGAAGAAAATGGGCCAATGGCACGTTCCTGGTAGAGCAGATCGTATCGGTATCGCCAAATCCTATCGCTCCCTTTTCAATGCCTTCACCAGAAAAATAATACAGTAGATCTATCAaaagcaaatactccctccgttcctcaatataaggtgtattatttttccaaaaagtcaaacttctctaagtttgaccaagtttgtagataaaaatatcaatatctagaataccaaattattatcactagattcatcatgaactatatttttacattttatatatttagtattataaatctttatatattttgctgtaaacttggtcaaacatagacaacagttgactttttgaaaaactaatacacattatatttaggaacggagggagtattaattgccTATCCTTTCTTAGCAAGTTTTGATTTCGCATCAATTCATCTCTATCTTAGCAATGCTAATTTTGTAAGGAATGGAGTCGGTCGTTCTTTTCATATCGACCTTCCCGACCTATAAATGCACAAGGCCTTAAACTCCACCTCCAAGGAGGAGGTGGGATGTGGGGGAATGTGAGGCGAGAATACCAAGTGAAATTTTAGGAGTAAAGATTCCTAGTCACCAATAAACTCCACCTCCAGCcaacacaccattcattgttgGAAGGGAGATCTGTTATTCTTTTCGTTCAAGTTCCCCCCTACGTGGTATACTTCTAGTCTCTTCGCCTACCCGTTGCGTTGGCGCCAACCAGCACCACCTCAACATCAATGTGTTCGTCAGTGAcgcctcgtcttcttcttcctcttcctcaccaGATTTAGTTCTCGTACCTACTATTTCCTAAAATACTCTTCCTTTATGTTTTTCGCTTTATTTTCTGCAgcactctttccttctccaacaccaTGGATCACTTGGCCACTTTAGTTCTttttccttcttattcttggaacaCTCTTCCTTTGTACTATAGCACGAACCACCTTGTCCTCGCCCACGAACATTTCAGCAGCCATCAGTGTATTAACATCCTGCAAAGCTTGGTTGTCATCAATCTTGGTGAACGCTTGAATTTCTTGACGTTTGAATGGACACGCTTGAGTTGAGAATGTAGCTTGCATGAATATTTATATGACTACGTCCACAAACGCATGTACGTGGCGGTCCGATGATGGGCCTGCCAGCACGAAGGTGGGTGTGTGCAATGAAGAAAAAAGATAGCATGGATGGGGGTGGTGGTGGGAGGTGAAGGCAAAAATAAACCATGGATGCGAAAATAAACCTTGTGTACCGGCCTACCAactcccctttaatagtagagatatatTTGATTTGGTAAGATAAGAAAATATATGTGAATTGATAAGATACGAAAAAAGATATTATATTTTTGCTATATTAAGAAAGTTTGAAATGGcagcacattgaggaatatttttgttttgttttggaagGTTGTCGACATAAATCTTATTTATGTCTTTTAGGCAAGTGATCTCACATACATTGTGTGATTTCTGAATTATTAATTCACTATCATTTATGTGATTGAATTGAATCAACACATGGCAAAACAAGCACGAAACACAATCCACCTTAATGAGATTTGATTTTTTTAATGCGAGGGAAAAAATAAACCAGTGGGAGGGGTGGAGGGAGATGAGGCGAAAAAAAGTCAGACGGAAATAAAACCAGTGAGTAGAAGCTACTGACTCCTCATTTAAGAGTAGATATAtaattttggttttttcttttttgaaacagACAGCCATAATTTTGTAGAAACGACCTCCAAATCTCTTTGTCTTTGTTTCCCTCGTAAGAAGCCTCTCGCTCTCCCCATCTCTTCTCTTTGTGGCTGGCCTACCTAGTGACTTTTTCTTTTAAGATTGGCCTACACCTAGCGACTTGATGTAACCAGTTGCAACAATATTGTGTGCACGACCCAAATGTTGCAACCAGATTTACTTTGCACTGACTGGATTTGGACGCCCTATACGATCGTGATGTAAGTCATATCATGATTGTGATGTAAGTCATATCATCACAATGCAGTCCATAAATTCGTTTGCGACATGTATTAATATAAGCAATAAAAAGTTAAACGCGATTGAGGGTACGAGGGTGACCGGCCGGGCCAAGGCGTGCACGTACGCAGCGCCAAGCTGCTGCACGCACACGCATGCATGTGCCAAATTAAGATTTAGCTAGCATGAGCTTAATACTCACATGCATAGGCGGCTAGACTCATCGCTGTCATCATATCTTACTTAAATTCGATCTCATCCACCATAACAATGTCAACGGAGTATCACTCACATGCATAGGCGGCTAGGCTTAGTCCACAAAGATTTTCAAGAACTAAATAATGGCCAATGATGTATGTACATACCCAACTAGTTGTGGACGAAAAGTCCAACAAGTTTCCAATTTTGTGTATAAACTACATAAATGAAAATCTGGCACGATAGCAGCCCCTATCATGGACTCATCGTTAGGGATCATGGAATGCTAAGGCTAAGATGACACCTAATTCACTAGGAAGATGGAGTGCCCCTATCTAATAATGCAAACATATCACATGCAGAGATGCATCTCTGGTCTCTCCCTGTATAAATAATCCCGCGTTTCTTATCGCAGCAGAGAGAGCAAAGCATCAAGTCATCAACCAAAAATCTAAGCTCGATTGTTTGACCCCGCAGCTAGCCATGACGATCGGCGTCTGCTACGGCGTGGTGGCCAACAACCTCCCGCCGGCGAACGACGTGGTGCAGCTCTACAAGTCCAAGGGCCTCACCGGCATGCGCATCTACTTCGCCGACGCCAAGGCCCTCTCCGCGCTCCGCGGCTCCGGCATCGCCCTCATCCTTGACGTCGGCGGCAACGACGTGCTCGCCAGCCTCGCCGCCAACGCCTCCAACGCGGCGAACTGGGTCCGGGACAACGTGCGGCCCTACTACCCGGCCGTGAACATCAAGTACATCGCCGCCGGCAACGAGGTCCTGGGCGGCGACACGCGGAACATCGTCCCGGCCATGCGGAACCTCATCTCGGCCCTTGCCGGCGCCGGCCTAGGCGCCATCAAGGTGTCCACCTCGATCCGGTTCGACGCGGTGACCAACAGCTTCCCACCATCCAATGGCGTGTTTGCGCAGGCCTACATGACGGACGTGGCCCGGCTGCTGGCCAGCACCGGCGCGCCGCTGCTCACCAACGTGTACCCCTACTTCGCCTACAAGGACAACCCGCGGGACATCCAGCTGAACTACGCGACGTTCCGGCCGGGCACCACGGTGCGTGACCAGAACAACGGGCTGACCTACACGTGCCTGTTTGACGCCATGGTGGACGCCGTGGTGGCGGCGCTGGAGCGGGCCGGGGCGCCCGGGGTGAGGGTGGTGGTGTCGGAGAGCGGGTGGCCGTCGGCGAGCGGGTTCGCGGCGACGGCGGACAACGCGAGGGCGTACAACCAAGGGCTGATCGACCACGTCGGCGGGGGCACGCCAAAGAGGCCCGGCTTGCTGGAGACGTACATCTTCGCCATGTTCAACGAGAACTTCAAGACCGGGGAGCTCATCGAGAAGCACTTCGGGCTGTTCAACCCGGACAAGTCGCCGGCGTACCCCATCCGGTTCCAGTAGTATGGCTGCGTCGTGCATGTATGCGTGCGTACCTACGTACACACGTGCATCGTCAACCTAAATAAGCTGCATATAGTGCAGGAGTGAAGCGTAACGTGGATACCATATGGGTTtgtttaggacacatctagatgtgacatagttatgtcacatctgagctgatgtccactctgtttgtggtctattttttttgtcctatattttttctttattgctgcattatatatttatgggagtttagatgtgacatccttaaaaaacattTAGATGTGAATTAGGAAATATATGGACGCCGTAGTCGCGGCGCTGAAGCGGGCCGGCGTGCCAGGGGTGAGGTGGTGGTGTCGGAGAGCGGGTGGCagaaaaagtccaaaataaaccttgaagttttttttttctgaaacgGAGGCAAATGCCTCATCAATTAATTAAGCAgcagagaattgcccagttaatcaaTGAAAAACCGAGCGAAAACTGATACAAACCAACCACATGTGGACTACTCACGGAGCATGCAACCCCGTAAACACGTGATCAACCCTACAAAAAATACCCAACACATAACAACCACCAACCCTCACACTGCTACATCGCAAAAAAGAACCTCAACAAGAGTAACACGGTGGAAGACCACATGCACCACCAAATCCGTGAAGACAAAACAAACCAAAAGGATAACTCAAGAGACCGGTGACCAtccatcaagcagatgccttggaggCGAAAGCTAAATCGAACCCTCAACTTCAAATCCCTGAAGTTGTAggcgaaagctaaatcaaaccctcAACTTCAAATCTCCGAAATCAGCACACTCAACTATttaatcccggtctattttaaacctttGGGCGTGTTGCCTTTTTTGAGTAACTTTGGGCATGTTGCCAAACTGGGATCGTCGACGTGGCAGGTCGAAACCGGGAGAGCTGTCTGCGGCCAGACCGGGCCGGCCCATCAGGTGCAAAGGGTGTTTTTTTTTGCAACATTTTTTTCAAACCGCGCGGCATAAAAGCTGCCCTGAATCGAACTTGCAACCAGGCGCTCGTAAAACGCTCCTGCTAGCCAATTTAACTGATAGCGCTTGGTATCATAAGAGAAGCACAGAAATATCTATACACACACGGCGTCGAGATCTAAACATTTTTTGTCACTTTTTGGAACATTTTCTTGAAATCCGAATATTCTTAAAAGCAAAAAACATTTTTTCTAAatgtaatttttttggaattacgaACAGTTTTTGAAAAACAGTTCCTTTTTGAAAACGTGAACCATTTTTTAAAGCCTTGATTTTTTTGAAGTGCAAACACTTTTTGGAAGAGAAGAAAAAATTGTTGAAAACATGAACGAAATTTGAAAATAAGAATAAATTCTCCCATTTTGAAGTTTTTTAGTAAGTGTTGGCATTTTAAAATATCATTCAGGTTTCCAAATTTGTTCCCATTTGTTCAAAGTATGTGTATATTTTAAAATTGTTaatgttttaaaaaattgttctcacTTTAAAAatttgttcaggtttcaaaaatgtgTTAGTGTTTTGAAAATTGTGTTCACATTTGAAAAATGGTTCATGTATAACAAATATTCAGGGATTTCAAAAATGGTTCACGTTTGAAAATTTGTGTGTGTTAGAAAAAAATCGTATTTCCAGAAATTATTCACATTTTTGCGGAAcatgtttggaatttgaaaatCTGATTTTCGCTGTTAAGAATATTCGGACTTCATAATCGTTGattattttcaagaaaataaatattccaaaatgtttTCGAATCACGATGCTAAGTAGAGTGGTTGAATAGTTTTGTGATTCAGTTCCCCTAGCAGCGGCTAGGGTTTTCCTTCCTCTCTGGCGATCCCCTCGTCAGTGAGTCCCTAACCTATCCAAAATCGATCCCCTACCGTCGGGCGCTGCTCTACGCTAGGGTTTTTCCTCTTCACCAATAAACACAACGATCCCGCTGTCGCGATAAATGCTGCGACGGACGCGCAGTCTGGAACTAGTGGAGGCGGCGGCTATGCCATGAGATCGGATCTGAATGATTTCATGGAGCAACTAAGCTTGGAGGATGAAGTCTTTGATGATCTGATCATTGATGAGGATGATCCGGTGATCAATGAAAGTGTTAGATGGCTTgccctagctagggttcatacggAGAAAACTTCAGCCATACATCGTTTTAAAAGGATATGCACGCGGCTTGGAACCCAGTGCAACAGGTGAGATTCCGGCCTGCTGGTCCCAAACTATTCGTCATTCAGGCTTCATGCCTCGGCGACTATGAACACATGATCGACCAGGGGCCCTGGCTGTTCAGAAACTCAGCCGTCTTGATGTGTCCGTATGATGGATTTACTAAAGCAGAAGAGGTATTGATGTTCTTTATGCCGATCTGGCTCCAAATTCATAAGCTCTCTGAAGGTTTATGCAAAGCTAGCATTGTTGAACATCTGCTGAGGAACTCTGGGAAGATCTTGGATATGAGGCTAAATGGTAATGTCCGAGGTGACTATGTCAGAATTAGGGTACGTCATGATGTGCGTCTACCCCTGACTAAATTTGTGAGTATTGTTAGAGGGAACGAAAGGCAGGTCTTTCTGGTAAGATACGAGAAGCTAGCTCGTTTTTGTAGTGTTTGTGGCATCATTGGTCACGGATACAAGGAGTGTGGGTCTGGGATCCATGAGGAGAGAAGCAAGAAATTTGGGGCTTGGTTGTATGCGGATGGTCCAAATAAACCAAGGAATGAGGAAGCATATAATCGAGGCGGAGGACACAGACCAGATCAGACTCCCAGACCAGGGCAAAAGGCAGAGAAGGATGGTGTTGATCCAGAAATTATGGATACAACCACGAGCCCGTCGAAAAACATTCATCCTGGAGCGGGGCTGGATAACTCAGCCAGGAAACGTTTGGCCATGGAGGATGTGAATATTGTGGGCAAGAAGGAACCTAACGCTCCGGAGGAGATCCTGGCCTTGACCCTTGGGAAAGGGGAGGATGGAGGTGGGGACAAATCACCATGCAGTAGTAATGGTAGTAAACGGGCTAGATTGGACTCAGAAAGTGATAGATCGACGACCTCCCTCGAGGAGGACCGCCGGGCACAATGAGTTCGTTAATCTGGAActgcgggggtggggggggggaccGTCGTACAGTTCGTGAGGTGTTGGCCCTCTATAAAGCCAATTCCTCGGGGCTTGTTTTTCTTTCTGAAACTCGACAAGCCTCTAGTAAGCTAGAAAAACACAAGTGGAGATTACGGATGAAGGGTTTTACAGGTGTCTTGCGATGGCCTAAATGGTGGCCTGGCTCTTTACTGGGATGAGAATCTCCAAGGTATAGTCTTGGATTCGTGTGCACGGTTTATAGACGTGCGGATTGTGGATGTGGCAAATGATAAAACGCGGAGGGCAACCTATGTTTATGGAGAGCCGCAGGTAGAAAATCGTCATCGTATGTGGAGCTTGCTGTCCAATTTAAGAGCAATATCCTCAGAACCTTGGCTGGTTTGTGGTGATTTTAATGAGGCAATGTGGCAACATGAACACTTCTCTCACACACAACGATCTGAAACTCAAATGCAGCTTTTTCGAGATTGTTTGTTATCTGCGAATCGATGGACCTGGGTTTCAGTGGTATACCGTTCACATATTATAATGGCCAGCTCGGGGGTGGTAATGTAAGGGTGTGCCTGGACAGGGCGTGTGCAGATGAAGCGTGGATAGAGCTGTTCCCGTTCACGCAAGTGGTGCACTTGACGTCGTCTTGTTCGGATCACTGTCCTGTGTTGGTGCGGGTGGCACATGTTCAGCCGCCGAAAACGAGGGCGACACCACGGTACGAGATCATGTGGGAGAGAGACCCCGCTCTACCGACAGTTATTGAGAATCGATGGAGAAAGAGTAAGCCGGCTAGGAACCTTGGGGCTGTGAGAGACACCCTAAGAGAGATGATGGCGGAACTGCGGTCCTGGAGCAAGCAAAATTTTGGGCATGTTTCCACTGAACTTGAGAAACTATGAGGTGAACTTGCGGATCTCCAGCTCAGGGACGCCGATATGACTTTGATAGGGCAAAAGATGTGTGCATTGGATGAACTACTTTATCGAGAGGAAATGTTATGGCTCCAGAGGTCGAGGATCACTTGGTTGAAGGAGGGAGAGCGGAACACCGCCTATCTCCATCGTCGAGCAGTTTGGCGGGCACGCCGGAATTTCATCCAACACCTACGTCGCGAAAATGGTACGTGGTGCACCGGGCCGTCTGACATGGAGCGCATGGCGACATCCTACTTCAAGGAGGTTTATACTAAGGACCCGACGTTGTCCCCGGCTGAGGTCTTGGGGGGTATAGTTCCTAAAGTTACTGAAGCAAGGAACGAATCTCTGTGCGCACCCTTTTTAGAGGAGGAAGTATCCAATGCTCTATTCCAAATTGGTCCTATCAAGGCTCCTGGTACCGATGGTCTTCCAGCTAGGTTCTTTCAAAGAAACTGGGTTGTGTTGAAGACAGATATCATTGCGGTGGTGTTGGACTTCTTCAAGTCTGGAATAATGCCGGATGGTGTGAATGATACGGCTATCGTTCTTCCCAAAAGTACATCATCCAAAGGAGCTAAAGGACTTCAGACCGATAAGCCTCTGCAATGTGTTATACAAGATAGTTTCTAAATGTTTGGTAAATCGTCTTCGGCCTCTACTTGGAGATTTAATTTCTGAAAATCAAAGTGCTTTTATTCCTGGACGCCTTATTTCGGATAATTCTATCATCGCCTTTGAATGCATACATCATATACAGTCGCTGAAGCAGAACAGACCGGCGGCGTGTGCGTACTAACTTGATCTCTCGAAGGCTTATGATCGTGTTGATTGGGAGTTTCTGGAGCAAGCTCTTATTAAGTGGGGCTTCTCTATGGAGTGGATTTCTTTGATTATGGCATGCGTTAAATCAGTGAAATATTCGGTGAAATTCAATGGAAAGATTCTAGAGTCCTTTAACCCCTCTAGGGGTTTGCGGCAAGGTGACCCATTGTCCCCCTTTCTGTTCCTATTTGTGGCTGATGCTCTGTCCTCTCTTATTTCAAATTCGATTAACAATGTGGAGTTGAGGGGGATCGCAATATGCCGTGGTGCACCGGTGATCTCTCATTTTCTGTTTGCGGATGATACCATGTTGTTATTTGAAGCGTCAACCCAGCAAGCAAGCATTGTCAAAGGTTTGTTGAACACATACACCTCAGCGACAGGTCAACTTATTAACCATGGGAAGTGTTCCATCCTGTTCTCGGACAATTGCATGCCTAGGGTGGCGGAGGACGTGAAACATATGCTAGAAGTTTCGCAACAGGTTTTCGAGCCTAAATACTTGGGCTTACCGGTTCCAGAGGGATGAATGCATAGAGGACAGTTTGAGACTCTACAAGAGAGATTACGAGAGAGACTTGTCGATTGGAGTGAGCAATACGTTTCGTCTGGcaataagtgaaggaaatatgccctagaggcaataataaagttattatttatttccttatttcatgataaatgtttattattcatgctagaattgtattaaccgaaaacttagtacatgtgtgaatacatagacaaaacatagtgtccctagtatgcctctacttgactagctcgttgatcaaagatggttatgtttcctaaccatagacctgtgttgtcattttatgaacgatatcagatcattaggagaatgatgtgatggacatgacccatccgttagcttagcattatgatcgtttcagtttcattgctgctgctctcttcatgacttatacatgttcctcagactatgagattatgcaactcacgaata contains:
- the LOC119278600 gene encoding glucan endo-1,3-beta-glucosidase GI-like, yielding MTIGVCYGVVANNLPPANDVVQLYKSKGLTGMRIYFADAKALSALRGSGIALILDVGGNDVLASLAANASNAANWVRDNVRPYYPAVNIKYIAAGNEVLGGDTRNIVPAMRNLISALAGAGLGAIKVSTSIRFDAVTNSFPPSNGVFAQAYMTDVARLLASTGAPLLTNVYPYFAYKDNPRDIQLNYATFRPGTTVRDQNNGLTYTCLFDAMVDAVVAALERAGAPGVRVVVSESGWPSASGFAATADNARAYNQGLIDHVGGGTPKRPGLLETYIFAMFNENFKTGELIEKHFGLFNPDKSPAYPIRFQ